A genomic stretch from Aedes albopictus strain Foshan chromosome 2, AalbF5, whole genome shotgun sequence includes:
- the LOC115255804 gene encoding uncharacterized protein LOC115255804 codes for MYIKSGHRFLSDKGQIVFPGPPTRSAFSFSYTNPPTTTTTTASTTTVAALPDSLLESDDDSNFIDMWRSKSTSGSDMLSDKIQMFYIYITVTITSVFVLILLGIFGYMCYKRKGFQSIENQQDIETTRRQSSRRSQRSHSRNYSKECEAAENPGQTLLR; via the exons ATGTACATCAAATCGGGTCACCGATTCCTCAGCGACAAAGGCCAGATAGTGTTCCCTGGCCCGCCAACGCGTTCAGCATTTTCGTTTTCCTACACGAACCCACCGACTACGACGACCACCACGGCAAGCACCACGACGGTGGCCGCCCTGCCCGATTCCCTTCTGGAAAGTGACGATGATTCAAACTTTATCG ATATGTGGCGAAGCAAATCGACGTCCGGCTCGGACATGCTGTCCGACAAAATCCAGATGTTCTACATTTACATTACGGTCACTATAACGTCCGTGTTTGTGCTCATCCTGCTGGGAATTTTCGGTTACATGTGCTACAAAAG AAAGGGTTTCCAGAGCATAGAGAACCAACAGGACATCGAAACGACCCGGAGGCAGAGCAGTCGAAGATCCCAGCGGAGCCACTCGAGGAACTACTCCAAGGAGTGCGAAGCCGCTGAGAACCCGGGGCAGACACTTCTGCgttaa